GCGCATCTCTTCGAAGCGTTCTATCAGGCCAATCCGGGCGCCGATGCGCAGCGGGGCACCGGCCTTGGGTTGGCGATCAGCGCGCAACTGGTGGGCCTGATGGGCGGCCAACTGAGAGTGGTCAGTGACACGGGGCTTGGGAGCAGTTTCAGTTTCGAGCTCGAGCTGGACCGGCCAGAGGATTCCTCCCCGACCGGACGTTCCGCCGACGCAGAGCAGCGCGTTTACGTGCGCTCGCCGGCCGGCGAGCTGGTTGACACCCTGTGCGCCCGTCTGCGCAAGCGCGGTTTCCTCGCGCAGGGGCTTCACCGGGAACCGGGCATGGACGCGATCCCCGGCACGCCACTTCTGGAAGTCCCCATGAATGGACCGATCGGCGCATGGGACGGCCCTCACGTGGTCGCCCGCACCGGCGGTGGCGATCATCCCCAACAGGTCAACGGCGTATGGCTGGTGTCCATGCACCGCCTCGATGCGATGGTCGATGCACTGCTCCTCGCGACCGGCCGCCCACTGCCACTGCAGGGGGAACCGTCGGCCAAGGCGTTCCAGCCGCTACACCTGAGCGTTCTGGTCGCAGAGGACAACCCCATCAACCAGATGATCCTGCGTGAACAGCTGGAGCGTCTCGGGTGCCATGCCGTCGTCGCCAGCGATGGCGCGGAGGCATTTGATTATTGGACACGTCGCCATTTCGATGTGGTCATCACCGATCTGAACATGCCGCATGTCGATGGGTACGCACTGGCAGAGCGGCTGCACGGGCATGGCATAACGGCGCCGATATTCGGTGCCACCGCAAATGCCGACCCCACTGAGCGCGCGCGTTGCCGCAGCGTGGGCATGGCCGATTGTCTGGTGAAGCCCATCCGGCTGGACGATCTGTACCGACATCTGAGCCCCTTGGCTGTTGCCGGATCCAGCCCGGATGTCCTCTCGGTCGCTCCGCGGATGCGGACGCTCTTCCTGGAGACCATGCGTGATGATATGGCCGCGCTGGCGAGATCACAGGAGACCGGGGATCTGCCGGGCGTCAAGCACATGCTGCATCGCCTGCGTGGTGCGCTGGTCCTAGTGTCGGCAGAACCGTTGGCCGATGAGAGCAAGCGTATCGAGGATAGAATCGACGACGGCGCCAGTGCGGAGGACTGCGCATCTGGCACCGAGGCGTTCATTGTCCGGTTGGAACGCGCCTTGGCCCATCTCGAGTCGATATCCGCCGACCCGACCGATCCACCTTGACCTTTCCCCGCGATCCGGAGACCCCGCCTTGAAGACCAAGATCGTCATTGCCGACGACCACCCGATTGTGCTGGCAGGCATCGCCGATCTTGTTGATCGCGACCCGCGCTTCCAGGTCGTCGGTCAAGCACAGGACCCGGCCGGGCTGGTGGAACTCGCACAGCAGCATGCGCCGGACATCATCATCACCGACTACAGCATGCCTGGTGACGAGCGGATGGGGGATGGGATCAAGCTCATTTCCTACCTGACCCGCAATTTCCCGGACACTCGCGTTCTGATACTGACGATGGTGTCCAACCCCTCCATCGTTGCCGAAATGTATCGCGCGGGTGCCAGCGGTGTGGTGCGCAAGAGCGGGAATCTCAATGAGCTCGACGGGGCCCTGACCAGCCTGCTGGCACAGCGGATCTACCGTTCCCCCGAACTGCCTCGCGAAGAAATGGTGCCTGAGGCTGGCGAGCCCACCTCGGCCGCCACCTTGTCGCCCCGGGAGTTCGAAGTGATTCGGCTGTTCGCCAGCGGCCAGAGCGTTGGTGACATCGCGCGCGCGCTCAATCGCAGCAGCAAGACAGTCAGCACGCAGAAGATCAGCGCCATGCGCAAGCTGGGCACCCGGACGGATCAGGAACTGGTC
This is a stretch of genomic DNA from Stenotrophomonas rhizophila. It encodes these proteins:
- a CDS encoding response regulator transcription factor, with product MKTKIVIADDHPIVLAGIADLVDRDPRFQVVGQAQDPAGLVELAQQHAPDIIITDYSMPGDERMGDGIKLISYLTRNFPDTRVLILTMVSNPSIVAEMYRAGASGVVRKSGNLNELDGALTSLLAQRIYRSPELPREEMVPEAGEPTSAATLSPREFEVIRLFASGQSVGDIARALNRSSKTVSTQKISAMRKLGTRTDQELVAFCLESGLFG